One window from the genome of Salvia splendens isolate huo1 chromosome 9, SspV2, whole genome shotgun sequence encodes:
- the LOC121747484 gene encoding uncharacterized protein LOC121747484, giving the protein MGFDFEKNKTLLYADLFKQEEIRDNSSAIMPQWRSPSSSACDSSSSSFTTPFGSELGSSESDDGADFAAELSRQMAEFMLHEEEVEENNPVCKYGFNMNRPVLHHANRTPCSKFNNQLAVGDYIGVSRGRRVKGAELTQQMRTRKAGQKQGRCRDGELRSGSGREVQNGSGMRAIFLGQPGSRSGTGVFLPQVTNNPVEKKKKSGLSTVLIPTRVLEAIELHFTRLSNSEAPSSSTAEFFHHASPKDDTRSKREGNIHAKFEMETTNMVDEMQILPQEWTY; this is encoded by the exons ATGGGTTTCGATTTTGAAAAGAACAAAACGTTGTTGTATGCTGATTTATTCAAGCAAGAAGAAATTCGTGATAACAGCAGCGCGATCATGCCGCAGTGGAGGAGCCCGAGTTCGTCTGCTTGTGACTCGTCCTCGTCCAGTTTCACCACGCCTTTCGGCTCCGAGCTGGGCTCGTCAGAGAGCGACGATGGTGCCGATTTCGCCGCTGAGTTGAGTCGTCAAATGGCCGAGTTCATGCTTCACGAAGAGGAAGTGGAAGAAAATAATCCGGTTTGTAAGTACGGGTTTAACATGAACCGCCCGGTTCTTCATCATGCGAACCGGACTCCATGCAGTAAG TTCAATAATCAATTGGCTGTGGGGGATTATATTGGTGTTTCGAGAGGTAGAAGGGTTAAGGGAGCTGAGTTGACTCAGCAGATGCGAACTCGGAAAGCAGGGCAGAAACAAGGGCGATGCAGAGATGGGGAGTTGAGAAGTGGGTCGGGTAGGGAGGTGCAGAACGGATCGGGTATGCGGGCCATCTTTCTTGGCCAACCCGGATCGAGATCCGGAACCGGTGTCTTCTTGCCTCAAGTAACTAACAATCCggttgagaaaaaaaagaaatcag GTCTTTCGACGGTTCTGATACCCACTAGGGTTCTAGAAGCTATTGAACTCCACTTTACAAGGCTTTCAAATTCCGAAGCCCCATCATCATCAACGGCTGAATTTTTCCATCACGCTTCACCTAAAG ATGATACGAGATCaaaaagagaaggaaatatACATGCAAAGTTCGAAATGGAGACAACAAACATGGTTGATGAGATGCAAATACTACCCCAAGAATGGACTTACTGA
- the LOC121748557 gene encoding ras-related protein Rab11C-like: MASRVDHEYDYLFKIVLIGDSGVGKSNILSRFTRNEFCLESKSTIGVEFATRTLQIEGKTVKAQIWDTAGQERYRAITSAYYRGAVGAFLVYDITKKQTFDNVQRWLRELRDHADSNIVIMMTGNKSDLNHLRVVAEEDGQTLAEKEGLSFLETSALEALNIEKAFQTILTEIHQIISKKALAAQEAAASTAVPGQGTTINVSDSLGNVKRGGCCSS; encoded by the exons ATGGCGAGTAGAGTGGATCACGAGTATGATTATCTGTTCAAGATCGTGTTGATTGGCGACTCAGGAGTGGGGAAATCCAACATTCTGTCGCGTTTCACCAGAAATGAGTTCTGTTTGGAGTCGAAATCGACCATCGGAGTTGAATTTGCCACCAGAACTCTTCAG ATAGAAGGAAAGACGGTGAAGGCCCAAATATGGGACACCGCAGGTCAGGAAAGGTATCGGGCGATTACAAGTGCTTACTACAGAGGAGCTGTTGGCGCGTTCCTCGTCTATGACATAACCAAGAAGCAAACCTTTGACAACGTCCAAAGATGGCTTCGTGAGTTGAGAGATCACGCAGATTCTAATATTGTCATCATGATGACAGGGAACAAATCTGATCTCAACCATCTCAGAGTTGTTGCAGAGGAAGATGGCCAAACTTTGGCCGAGAAGGAAGGGCTCTCGTTCCTCGAGACATCAGCGCTGGAGGCACTTAACATCGAGAAGGCATTCCAGACTATTTTGACAGAAATACACCAGATTATTAGCAAGAAGGCATTGGCAGCACAGGAAGCTGCTGCTTCGACTGCGGTTCCTGGTCAGGGCACGACCATCAATGTCAGTGATTCATTGGGGAACGTAAAGAGAGGAGGCTGCTGTTCTTCTTGA
- the LOC121746906 gene encoding metal tolerance protein B-like — MGQENSDSVELSQVKIIDSGIAIRSHKFSCSSTCPFSEHGYSQSDSAQRSKAATKLCGLIVCYLIVMVVEILGGLKANSLAILTDAAHLLSDIAGFSISLFTVWVSGWTATPEHSFGYHRVEVIGALLSVQLIWVMSVSLIYEAIKRLITKQTEVNGLLMFVLAAFSLVINVILVLWLGHDHHHGHSHHDHSHHDHSHHTCNDEGHSHEGEESRTGDEESTNLVSTPHGSSHMLNINIRGAYLHIICDCIQSVAAMVAGVIIWVKPKWLVADLICTLLFTTFALTTTFTIIRDIVHVLMERAPADIDAARLENGLKLITGVHHVHDLHIWAITSGKHVLSCHVVIGAEVGPQGILQEIREYCELTYKIYHVTIQVEQE, encoded by the coding sequence ATGGGGCAGGAGAACTCTGATTCAGTTGAATTATCGCAAGTCAAGATAATAGATTCGGGGATAGCCATTCGAAGTCACAAGTTCTCGTGCAGCAGCACTTGTCCATTCTCAGAGCATGGCTACAGTCAGTCAGATTCAGCACAGCGGTCAAAGGCAGCTACCAAACTTTGCGGGCTTATAGTCTGTTACCTTATAGTCATGGTAGTCGAGATTCTTGGAGGTCTGAAAGCTAACAGCCTGGCTATTCTTACTGATGCAGCTCACTTGCTGTCTGATATTGCTGGATTCTCCATTTCTCTCTTCACTGTTTGGGTATCCGGTTGGACAGCAACACCAGAACATTCTTTCGGGTACCATCGTGTTGAAGTTATTGGAGCACTCCTATCAGTGCAGCTCATATGGGTCATGTCTGTATCTTTGATCTATGAAGCGATCAAAAGGCTTATCACGAAGCAGACGGAAGTGAATGGCCTACTCATGTTTGTACTCGCTGCCTTCAGCTTGGTTATTAATGTTATCTTGGTTCTTTGGCTTGGTCACGACCATCACCATGGCCATTCTCACCACGACCATTCTCATCACGACCATTCTCATCATACCTGCAACGATGAGGGCCATAGCCATGAAGGAGAGGAATCAAGAACTGGAGATGAAGAAAGTACGAATCTCGTCTCAACTCCACATGGGAGCAGTCACATGTTGAACATCAACATTCGAGGGGCATACTTGCATATAATATGCGACTGCATACAATCCGTTGCTGCAATGGTTGCTGGTGTTATTATATGGGTAAAACCGAAATGGCTAGTGGCCGATCTGATTTGCACGCTACTGTTCACCACTTTTGCTCTAACAACTACCTTCACCATTATAAGGGATATAGTCCACGTGCTGATGGAGAGGGCGCCAGCCGACATTGATGCTGCTCGTCTTGAAAATGGTCTCAAACTGATCACAGGGGTTCACCACGTTCACGATCTTCACATCTGGGCCATCACGTCAGGTAAGCACGTGTTATCGTGTCATGTTGTGATTGGAGCTGAAGTCGGCCCTCAAGGAATACTGCAAGAGATTAGGGAATACTGTGAACTAACCTACAAAATTTATCATGTAACAATACAAGTTGAACAAGAGTGA
- the LOC121746418 gene encoding serine/threonine-protein phosphatase PP1 isozyme 2-like, translating to MAGIEPAVLDDIINRLLEFRNARTVRQVQLSENEIRALCATSREIFLSQPNLLELEAPIKICGDIHGQYGDLLRLFEYGGFPPEANYLFLGDYVDRGKQSLETICLLLAYKIKYPENFFLLRGNHECASINRIYGFYDECKRRFNVRLWKVFTDCFNCLPVAALIDDKILCMHGGLSPDLTNMDQIRNLTRPTDIPESGLLCDILWSDPSREVKGWGMNDRGVSYTFGQNKVAEFLTQHDMDLICRAHQVVEDGYEFFADRQLVTIFSAPNYCGEFDNAGAMMSVDESLMCSFQILKPSDKKRF from the exons ATGGCGGGGATTGAGCCTGCCGTGCTGGACGACATCATCAATCGGCTATTGGAGTTCCGGAACGCGAGGACTGTGCGCCAGGTGCAGCTGTCCGAGAACGAGATCCGTGCTCTCTGCGCCACGTCGCGGGAAATCTTCCTATCGCAGCCTAATCTCCTCGAGCTCGAAGCACCTATCAAGATCTGCG GTGATATTCACGGACAATATGGAGATCTTTTGAGGCTTTTTGAATATGGAGGATTCCCGCCCGAGGCCAATTATCTGTTCTTAGGGGATTATGTTGATCGAGGCAAACAGAGTTTGGAGACAATCTGCCTTCTTCTTGCCTACAAGATCAAATATCCCGAAAATTTCTTTCTCTTGAGAGGGAATCACGAATGTGCTTCTATCAACAGGATATATGGATTCTATGATGAATGCAAGCGCCGTTTTAATGTTAGGTTGTGGAAAGTTTTCACTGATTGCTTTAACTGCCTTCCTGTAGCAGCTCTTATAGATGATAAGATTCTTTGCATGCATGGTGGTCTTTCTCCTGATCTAACAAACATGGATCAAATAAGAAATTTAACTCGTCCAACGGATATTCCTGAGTCTGGTCTGCTTTGTGATATACTTTGGTCTGATCCGAGTAGAGAAGTTAAAGGTTGGGGGATGAATGACAGAGGAGTCTCATACACATTTGGTCAAAATAAAGTGGCTGAATTTCTAACGCAACATGATATGGACCTCATTTGTCGTGCCCACCAG GTTGTAGAAGATGGCTATGAATTTTTCGCTGATAGGCAACTAGTAACCATATTTTCTGCCCCCAACTACTGTGGCGAGTTTGACAATGCTGGAGCTATGATGAGCGTTGATGAGAGTTTGATGTGCTCATTTCAGATTCTAAAACCAAGTGATAAAAAGCGCTTTTAA
- the LOC121747842 gene encoding chaperone protein DnaJ-like isoform X2: MHGFAHSLTSPSILSLNPLPRSTSPPFLPNFRHGHNVEHLARAPEAFLCSHTQHLKRKKIGNYRGSPIRASGRESPYEVLGVSPSDSTKDIKRAYRKLALKYHPDVNKEAGAQEKFMRIKHAYNTLLTSKSRGQYDSGKLGSDYSYSAGGYQTRSREAKEEFYGLGDFFRDLQEEFRNWESTVDTQGKPKSLWEELSEIGEEFVEFLEKELNITDEEVVENNDKNSSKSPDSYGTKGAANAGRKEANKGGGSINDNIYEIEATLAKLKMELGL; encoded by the exons ATGCATGGATTCGCTCATTCTCTCACATCTCCCTCAATTCTCAGCTTAAACCCCCTTCCCAGATCGACATCTCCGCCTTTTCTTCCCAATTTTCGGCATGGGCATAACGTCGAACACCTTGCGCGCGCACCGGAGGCCTTCCTGTGCAGTCACACCCAGCACCtcaagaggaagaagatagGAAATTACAGAGGCTCCCCCATCAGAGCGAGTGGGAGGGAGTCTCCCTACGAGGTTCTGGGCGTGTCTCCTTCTGATTCTACCAAAGATATAAAGAGGGCTTATCGGAAACTTGCTCTTAAGTATCATCCAGATGTAAACAAGGAG GCTGGTGCTCAAGAAAAATTCATGCGGATTAAGCATGCATATAACACACTGCTGACCTCAAAATCGAGAGGTCAATATGACTCTGGCAAGCTGGGATCTGATTATTCTTATTCAGCTGGAGGATACCAGACAAGGAGTAGAGAAGCTAAAGAAGAATTCTATGGATTAG GGGACTTCTTCAGAGATCTTCAGGAAGAATTTCGCAACTGGGAGTCAACTGTTGATACTCAAGGAAAGCCAAAGAGCTTGTGGGAAGAGTTGTCG GAAATTGGAGAAGAATTTGTTGAGTTCTTAGAGAAGGAGCTCAACATTACAGATGAAGAGGTAGTTGAAAACAATGACAAAAATTCTTCAAAGAGCCCTGATTCATATGGAACTAAGGGCGCTGCAAATGCTGGCCGGAAGGAGGCTAATAAAGGAGGCGGCAGCATCAACGACAATATATATGAGATTGAAGCAACCCTGGCCAAACTAAAAATGGAACTGGGTCTATAA
- the LOC121747842 gene encoding dnaJ homolog subfamily B member 8-like isoform X1 produces MHGFAHSLTSPSILSLNPLPRSTSPPFLPNFRHGHNVEHLARAPEAFLCSHTQHLKRKKIGNYRGSPIRASGRESPYEVLGVSPSDSTKDIKRAYRKLALKYHPDVNKEAGAQEKFMRIKHAYNTLLTSKSRGQYDSGKLGSDYSYSAGGYQTRSREAKEEFYGLGNLFRDVQITIGDFFRDLQEEFRNWESTVDTQGKPKSLWEELSEIGEEFVEFLEKELNITDEEVVENNDKNSSKSPDSYGTKGAANAGRKEANKGGGSINDNIYEIEATLAKLKMELGL; encoded by the exons ATGCATGGATTCGCTCATTCTCTCACATCTCCCTCAATTCTCAGCTTAAACCCCCTTCCCAGATCGACATCTCCGCCTTTTCTTCCCAATTTTCGGCATGGGCATAACGTCGAACACCTTGCGCGCGCACCGGAGGCCTTCCTGTGCAGTCACACCCAGCACCtcaagaggaagaagatagGAAATTACAGAGGCTCCCCCATCAGAGCGAGTGGGAGGGAGTCTCCCTACGAGGTTCTGGGCGTGTCTCCTTCTGATTCTACCAAAGATATAAAGAGGGCTTATCGGAAACTTGCTCTTAAGTATCATCCAGATGTAAACAAGGAG GCTGGTGCTCAAGAAAAATTCATGCGGATTAAGCATGCATATAACACACTGCTGACCTCAAAATCGAGAGGTCAATATGACTCTGGCAAGCTGGGATCTGATTATTCTTATTCAGCTGGAGGATACCAGACAAGGAGTAGAGAAGCTAAAGAAGAATTCTATGGATTAG GTAACCTTTTCAGGGATGTCCAAATAACAATAG GGGACTTCTTCAGAGATCTTCAGGAAGAATTTCGCAACTGGGAGTCAACTGTTGATACTCAAGGAAAGCCAAAGAGCTTGTGGGAAGAGTTGTCG GAAATTGGAGAAGAATTTGTTGAGTTCTTAGAGAAGGAGCTCAACATTACAGATGAAGAGGTAGTTGAAAACAATGACAAAAATTCTTCAAAGAGCCCTGATTCATATGGAACTAAGGGCGCTGCAAATGCTGGCCGGAAGGAGGCTAATAAAGGAGGCGGCAGCATCAACGACAATATATATGAGATTGAAGCAACCCTGGCCAAACTAAAAATGGAACTGGGTCTATAA
- the LOC121747841 gene encoding protein TOC75-3, chloroplastic-like: MSFSAAAHLLPLSSSAASRRRRPNGTTTAAASSGLHSPSSIPQCSLPSPSSSQNPKPPKSPPFPLTSILSPKSIAVSAASCILFGIANPILSGADSVFNFGGGGGGNSGGGGGGGNGGGEGGGFWNFLSPAAIAKDDDPQQDWDSHGLPANIVVQLNKLSGFKKYKVSEILFFDRRRGSSVGTDDSFFEMVSLRPGGVYTKAQLQKELETLATCGMFEKVDLETKTNPDGSINITIPFLESTWQSADRFRCINVGLMPQSKPIEMDADMTEKERLEFYRSQEKDYRRRIDRSRPCLLPMSVQREILQMLRDQGKVSARLLQRIRDRVQQWYHDNGYACAQVVNFGNLNTKEVVCEVVEGDITQLVIQFQDKLGNVCEGNTQLPVIKRELPKPLRQGQVFNIEAGKQALRNINSLALFSNIEVNPRQDEKNEGGIIVEVKLKELEQKSAEVSTEWSIVPGRGGRPTLASVQPGGTVSFEHRNINGLNRSLLGSVTTSNFLNPQDDLAFKLEYVHPYVDGVYNPRNRTFRASCFNSRKLSPVFTGGPGIEEVPPIWVDRAGLKANITENLTRQSKFTYGLVMEEITTRDESSHISANGQRVLPSGGVSADGPPTTLSGTGIDRMAFLQANITRDNTRFLNGAIVGDRNVFQLDQGLGIGSKFPFFNRHQLTLTKFIQLKNVEEGAGKPPPPVLVLHARYGGCVGDLPSYDAFTLGGPYSVRGYNMGELGAARNIVEVATELRIPVRNTHAYVFAEHGNDLGSSKDVKGNPTEVYRRRGQGSSYGVGAKLGLVRVEYAVDQNSGSGAVFFRFGERF; encoded by the exons ATGTCGTTCTCCGCGGCGGCGCATCTCCTTCCCCTCTCTTCCTCCGCCGcctcccgccgccgccgccccaaTGGAACCACAACCGCCGCCGCATCTTCAGGTCTCCACTCCCCTTCTTCCATTCCGCAATGCAGTCTCCCATCTCCGTCCTCCTCCCAAAACCCTAAACCTCCGAAATCTCCGCCTTTTCCTTTGACCTCTATTCTCTCACCCAAATCCATAGCTGTCTCCGCTGCATCCTGCATTCTCTTTGGCATCGCCAACCCTATCTTATCCGGCGCTGACTCTGTATTCAATTTCGGCGGCGGTGGGGGAGGAAAtagcggcggtggcggtggggGAGGAAACGGCGGAGGAGAAGGCGGTGGTTTCTGGAATTTCTTGTCACCCGCTGCTATCGCTAAAGACGACGATCCCCAACAGGATTGGGATTCTCATGGACTGCCTGCCAACATCGTTGTTCAGCTTAACAAGCTCAGTGGCTTCAAAAAGTACAAGGTCTCGGAGATCTTATTCTTCGACCGTAGACGCGGCTCCTCTGTTGGCACAGATGACTCCTTCTTTGAGATGGTCTCTCTTCGGCCTGGGGGCGTTTACACCAAAGCGCAGCTTCAGAAGGAGCTCGAGACGCTAGCCACTTGCGGAATGTTCGAAAAGGTCGATTTGGAGACGAAGACGAACCCGGATGGCTCAATTAACATAACTATTCCGTTCCTCGAATCGACATGGCAGTCTGCAGACAGATTCCGGTGCATCAATGTGGGACTTATGCCGCAGTCCAAGCCTATTGAGATGGATGCTGATATGACTGAGAAGGAGAGGCTCGAGTTCTACAGGAGCCAGGAGAAGGATTACAGGAGGAGGATTGATAGATCCCGGCCTTGCTTGCTGCCGATGTCTGTGCAGAGAGAAATTCTGCAGATGTTGAGGGATCAGGGAAAAGTTAGTGCGAGATTGTTGCAGAGGATTAGGGACAGGGTGCAGCAGTGGTACCATGATAATGGATATGCTTGTGCTCAAGTTGTGAATTTTGGCAATTTGAATACCAAAGAGGTGGTTTGTGAAGTGGTGGAAGGTGATATCACGCAGCTGGTGATTCAGTTCCAAGATAAGCTTGGCAATGTCTGTGAGGGGAATACTCAGTTGCCGGTGATAAAAAGAGAGTTGCCAAAGCCG CTCCGCCAAGGACAAGTTTTCAATATTGAGGCTGGGAAGCAAGCACTAAGGAACATAAATTCCTTAGCCCTTTTCTCGAACATCGAGGTGAACCCTCGTCAAGATGAGAAGAATGAGGGAGGTATCATTGTCGAAGTCAAACTTAAGGAACTGGAACAGAAGTCTGCAGAAGTTAGTACTGAGTGGAGTATTGTACCTGGTCGTGGGGGCCGTCCTACGCTG GCTTCAGTGCAACCTGGAGGAACAGTTTCTTTTGAGCACCGAAACATTAATGGTTTGAATAGGTCACTTCTTGGTTCAGTGACCACCAGCAACTTCCTTAATCCCCAG GATGATCTTGCTTTCAAGCTAGAGTATGTTCATCCTTATGTAGATGGTGTATACAATCCTCGCAACCGTACCTTCCGTGCTAGTTGCTTCAACAGTAGAAAGCTGAGTCCAGTCTTCACTGGGGGACCTGGAATAGAAGAAGTTCCCCCTATATGGGTTGACAGAGCTGGGTTGAAAGCCAACATTACGGAG AACTTAACAAGGCAAAGCAAGTTTACTTATGGGCTGGTGATGGAGGAAATAACAACACGTGATGAAAGCAGTCACATTTCTGCAAATGGTCAAAGGGTGTTGCCAAGTGGTGGAGTTAGTGCAGATGGGCCTCCGACGACTCTCAGCGGCACTGGAATTGATCGTATGGCTTTTCTGCAGGCCAATATCACACGTGACAACACAAGATTCCTAAATGGGGCTATAGTTGGTGATAGAAATGTGTTTCAG CTTGATCAAGGTCTTGGAATCGGTAGCAAGTTTCCATTCTTCAATCGCCATCAATTAACCCTCACCAAGTTTATCCAGTTGAAGAATGTAGAGGAAGGTGCTGGGAAGCCACCACCTCCTGTTTTAGTTCTCCATGCTCGTTATGGTGGTTGTGTTGGAGATCTACCCAGCTACGATGCATTTACTTTGGGAGGGCCTTATTCTGTCCGAGGATATAACATGGGAGAGTTGGGAGCTGCAAGAAATATAGTTGAG GTGGCTACTGAGCTCCGGATACCTGTGAGAAATACGCACGCTTACGTGTTTGCAGAGCATGGAAACGATCTCGGGAGTTCAAAGGATGTCAAAGGAAATCCGACAGAGGTATACAGGAGACGGGGCCAAGGATCCTCATACGGTGTTGGGGCAAAGTTAGGGCTAGTGAGAGTAGAGTATGCAGTCGATCAAAACTCTGGAAGCGGCGCTGTATTCTTCCGGTTTGGAGAGAGATTCTAA
- the LOC121748185 gene encoding uncharacterized protein LOC121748185, which yields MGQLERRKSSPQSSPRSRSQSQSQSPPTGDQLLRVEEAYWSPNLSPGGKACHDDHEVCPSNCASSPDGKKSVLSKVRDTAKKLRHSLSSRRRNGFDLHDPDHSQSPDLSHNYSRSQSHALNQSLSHNYSRGLNHSLSHNYSQGQSHDLNRNNSHVPNYNHSHDHDHITPSWGATMEDDCDHEDDYDPEYLGAPMYESEAAPECLKETARQHPRAEPVISMSHRAPNMNHEAAMLGTDQPASPNPIADKTRAVVEKLATACALSAGSHKNKNNNNTSTTQTVANELAPAYAAVSDATHHTYTAVSDATHNINANTISNTTHAVADKLAPAYAAVSDATHTGASMITNTSHAVADKLGPACTAVSDATQQIASKIASIAVASGAKPYQEAKAELVREDAGNVKQCASGSPQTYDKGVSVKEYFLSKLEPGDDERALSQAITEAISPRKSTGETGVVDLVKEAVSSFFRQEEASHLTETSAGLITDAPVSSEVETVAALDASNSPTEIQLKRTASIKAGRPTSQSSPMALGTSAGKANPQLNRIATIHTERPSINKASPQLNRAASVHVHSTKVFTNSANNPSVQQCS from the exons atgGGTCAACTTGAGAGGAGGAAGAGCAGCCCTCAATCATCACCTAGATCCCGATCTCagtctcaatctcaatctcccCCCACCGGGGACCAGCTCCTAAGAG TTGAAGAGGCGTACTGGTCACCAAATTTGTCTCCAGGCGGTAAAGCATGCCATGATGATCACGAAGTGTGCCCCAGCAACTGCGCCTCCTCCCCCGACGGCAAAAAGTCGGTTCTCTCTAAGGTCCGGGACACGGCCAAGAAGTTGAGGCACAGCCTCAGCAGCCGCCGCAGGAATGGCTTCGATTTACACGACCCTGACCACAGCCAGAGCCCTGACCTCAGCCATAACTACAGCCGCAGCCAGAGCCATGCCCTCAACCAAAGCCTCAGCCATAACTACAGCCGCGGCCTCAACCACAGCCTCAGCCATAACTACAGCCAAGGCCAGAGCCATGACCTCAACCGTAACAACAGCCACGTCCCTAACTACAACCACAGCCACGACCACGACCACATCACCCCTTCTTGGGGGGCTACGATGGAAGATGACTGCGATCATGAAGATGATTATGATCCCGAGTATCTTGGCGCTCCAA TGTACGAGTCAGAAGCAGCGCCCGAATGTCTGAAGGAGACGGCAAGGCAACACCCAAGGGCGGAGCCTGTCATCTCCATGAGTCATCGGGCGCCAAACATGAACCATGAAGCTGCAATGCTAGGAACCGACCAACCCGCGAGCCCGAACCCCATCGCAGACAAGACTCGTGCTGTAGTTGAAAAATTGGCTACAGCCTGTGCACTGTCTGCTGGATCCCACAAGAACAAGAACAACAACAACACCAGCACCACTCAAACCGTAGCCAACGAACTGGCTCCGGCCTACGCAGCTGTGTCGGACGCAACCCACCACACCTACACTGCAGTGTCTGACGCAACCCACAACATCAACGCCAACACGATCTCAAACACTACTCACGCTGTCGCGGACAAACTGGCTCCAGCCTACGCTGCAGTGTCGGACGCAACCCACACTGGTGCCAGCATGATCACAAACACCAGCCACGCTGTAGCTGACAAACTGGGACCGGCCTGCACGGCCGTGTCTGATGCAACACAACAGATTGCTAGCAAAATAGCCAGCATTGCTGTTGCATCTGGAGCAAAACCGTATCAGGAAGCGAAAGCGGAGTTAGTGAGAGAAGATGCAGGAAACGTGAAGCAATGCGCGAGCGGGAGTCCTCAAACATACGACAAAGGAGTTTCCGTGAAGGAGTATTTCTTGAGCAAGCTGGAGCCTGGAGACGATGAAAGAGCACTCTCACAGGCTATAACAGAGGCCATTAGTCCCAGGAAGAGCACCGGGGAGACAGGCGTGGTGGATTTGGTGAAAGAGGCCGTCTCTTCGTTTTTCAGACAGGAGGAGGCCTCCCACCTAACAGAAACATCTGCAGGCTTGATAACCGATGCCCCTGTCTCCTCGGAGGTTGAAACAGTTGCTGCCCTCGACGCTTCAAACAGTCCAACAGAGATTCAGCTGAAACGCACTGCTTCAATCAAGGCAGGAAGACCCACAAGCCAGTCTTCTCCTATGGCACTTGGCACTTCAGCCGGTAAAGCAAATCCTCAACTGAACCGCATTGCTACAATCCACACAGAAAGGCCTTCAATCAATAAAGCGAGTCCTCAACTGAACCGCGCTGCTTCAGTCCATGTTCATTCCACCAAAGTTTTCACAAACAGTGCCAACAATCCCAGCGTCCAGCAATGCTCATGA